The proteins below come from a single Gordonia pseudamarae genomic window:
- the rpmB gene encoding 50S ribosomal protein L28, whose translation MAAVCDICGKGPGFGKSVSHSHRRTNRRWNPNIQSVRVEVAPGNRKRKNVCTSCLKAGKTSV comes from the coding sequence ATGGCTGCCGTCTGCGATATCTGCGGCAAGGGCCCGGGCTTCGGCAAGTCCGTCTCGCACTCACACCGTCGCACCAACCGTCGGTGGAATCCCAACATCCAGTCCGTTCGCGTGGAGGTCGCCCCCGGCAACCGCAAGCGCAAGAACGTCTGCACCTCGTGCTTGAAGGCCGGCAAGACCAGCGTCTAG
- a CDS encoding enoyl-CoA hydratase/isomerase family protein, with product MTAPTDPSTGNVVSQDGHVLIVPIADPAAGTAMARDTILDGAAALQAVARGDRDARVLLLSGRGANFCAGGNVRAFASADDRSAYLRGLADDAHAFVRAIYEADIPVVVAAKNWAAGIGMSFVLHGDVVIGGPSTKLQPAYGGIGLSPDGGMSWALPRAIGAARARNVILTNRVITADEALSWGILSEIVDDDQVNAVALERARKIAAGPVNAIRAARRLLSTSAGNSLDEHLNIEARSISTLAGRPEGIEGVDAFIGKRKPNWG from the coding sequence ATGACCGCACCCACAGATCCCTCGACCGGCAACGTCGTCTCCCAGGACGGCCACGTCCTGATCGTCCCCATCGCCGACCCGGCAGCCGGCACCGCGATGGCCCGCGACACCATCCTCGACGGCGCGGCAGCTCTGCAGGCCGTCGCCCGCGGCGACCGCGATGCCAGAGTCCTCCTGCTCTCCGGTCGCGGTGCCAACTTCTGCGCCGGCGGCAATGTGCGGGCGTTCGCCTCCGCCGACGACCGTTCGGCATACCTGCGTGGGCTCGCCGACGACGCGCACGCCTTCGTCCGCGCCATCTACGAAGCCGACATCCCCGTCGTCGTCGCCGCCAAGAACTGGGCAGCGGGCATCGGGATGAGCTTCGTTCTGCACGGTGACGTCGTCATCGGCGGCCCGTCCACCAAACTCCAGCCCGCGTACGGCGGCATCGGCCTGTCCCCCGACGGCGGCATGAGCTGGGCGCTGCCCCGCGCCATCGGCGCCGCGCGCGCCCGCAATGTCATCCTCACCAACCGCGTCATCACCGCCGACGAGGCCCTGTCCTGGGGCATCCTCTCCGAGATCGTCGACGACGATCAGGTGAACGCGGTGGCCCTCGAACGCGCCCGAAAGATCGCCGCAGGACCGGTGAACGCGATCCGGGCGGCGCGCAGACTGCTCAGCACGTCGGCGGGCAACTCCTTGGACGAACACCTCAACATCGAGGCCCGGTCCATCTCGACCCTCGCCGGGCGGCCCGAGGGCATCGAGGGTGTGGATGCGTTCATCGGAAAGCGCAAGCCCAACTGGGGGTGA